A part of Capsicum annuum cultivar UCD-10X-F1 chromosome 6, UCD10Xv1.1, whole genome shotgun sequence genomic DNA contains:
- the LOC124899469 gene encoding uncharacterized protein LOC124899469 — protein sequence MDGQPKGFFKSSRGLKQGDPLLPALFIIAAEVLSRSQKELMRKKEFKLFAMPRGSPKINHLAFVEDMVIMCKVDLHTLQLVTSTLDRYERVSSQKINKEKSVLYLHGRVSNGVVVMAEVATGILRREFSFNYLGCPIFYMRKKKVYYQQLMNRISNKIQA from the coding sequence ATGGATGGACAGCCTAAAGGATTTTTTAAGTCCTCAAGGGGTCTTAAACAAGGGGATCCTTTGTTACCTGCTCTATTCATCATTGCAGCTGAAGTGTTATCTAGAAGTCAGAAAGAATTGATGAGGAAGAAAGAATTCAAGTTGTTTGCAATGCCTAGAGGGAGTCCAAAAATTAATCATCTTGCATTTGTAGAGGATATGGTTATTATGTGTAAAGTTGACTTGCACACATTGCAGTTAGTGACATCAACATTGGACAGGTATGAGAGGGTCTCAAGTCAGAAGATCAACAAGGAAAAAAGTGTTTTGTATTTGCATGGAAGGGTTTCTAATGGAGTAGTAGTTATGGCTGAGGTTGCTACAGGAATATTGAGGCGAGAATTTTCATTCAATTACTTAGGCTGTCCTattttctacatgaggaagaagaAGGTTTATTATCAGCAGCTAATGAATAGAATAAGTAACAAAATACAGGCTTAG